One Candidatus Eisenbacteria bacterium genomic window, GGTGCTCCTCGGCGGCGCGATCGCCGTGGCGCCGGTGACCCTCCGGAACCACGCCCGTTCCGGCGATTGGATACTGATCACCTCGCAAGGAGGACAGAACTTTTATATCGGAAATAATCCGGCGGCCCGCGGAACCTACACGGACCTCCCCTTCGTCCGGCCCGACCCGCGCTGGGAGGAGGAGGATTTCCGCGCCGAGGCGTTCCGGCGGATCGGCCGGGAACTCCCGCCGGCGGCGCTCTCCCGCTACTGGTACGGCGAGGCGTTCCGCTGGATGGCGCGAGAACCGGCGCGGGCGGCCGCGCTCTGGGGGCGGAAGGCGCTTCTGTTCTGGAACCGACTCGAGCTGCCGGACAACGAGAACTTCTACTATATGCGGGAGCGCTTCGCCGCGCTTCGGGTGCTCCCCTTCACGTTCGGCGTGATCGCCCCCTTCGCGCTCCTGGGAATGGCGATCGCGGTCCGTCGTTTCCGGCGGCTTTTCCTGCTCTACGCCGGCGTGGGGGTCGTCTTCGCGGCGCTGGTCGCCTTCTTCCTCTTCTCCCGCTACCGCCTCGGCGCGGTCCCCTTCCTGATCCTCTTCGCGGCGCATGGCGGGGAGCGCTTCGTGGGGGCTTGGCGGGAAAGACGGTTCGGCGCGGCGGCGCTTCTGACCGCGGGGCTCCTGACCGCGGCCGCCCTCGTCCATCTTGTCCGGCCGATCGACTTCGATCCCCGGCGGGACGGCTACCTCCCCCTTCACGTGAACCGGGCGATGCTCTTCGCCGAACAGGGACAAGGAGAAAGGGCCGCCGAGGAATACGCCGCGGCTCTCGAGATCGCTCCGGACCGGGCGGAGATCCGCAAGCGTATGGGGGCGGTCCTCGCCCGCCTGGGGCGGCGCGAGGAGGCGATCCGGGAGATGCAGAGGGCCGCCGCGGGGCTCCCCGCCGACGGTGGATTGAGGAACGATCTCGCCCTTCTTCTTCTCGCCGGCGGGGAGCAGGAGAAAGCCCTCGTCCTGTTCCGCGAGGCCGTGCGAGTCGAGCCCGGGTTGGAGGCGCCGCACAGGAACCTCGCCCGCCTCCTCGAGGAGAGGGGGGAGGCGGAGGAAGCGGCCCGAGAGATGCGGATCGCGGATTCCCTGCGGACCGCCCGGGGGGGACGATGATCGCCGCCGCGCTGCTCGGGCTCTGCCTGGGCTGGACCTCCGGGTATCCTCTTCTCTATGAGGCGCCGCCGGAGAGGATCGACGCGCTCCTTCGGGATCCTCATTGGACGGTCCTCGGAGTCGAGGAGAAGCTCGCCGCCCTCGCCCGCCTTCGGATCCACACCCCCTACCGGATCGGCTGTCTCGGCGAAGGACGCGACCCGGACCGGGACCCTCTCTTCCGACTCGACGAGACGGACTGCACCGTGCTGGTCGTGACCTCGGCGGCCCTTCTTCACGCCGGTTCCCTGGAGGAGGCGGAGGGGGCAATTCGCCGGATCCACTACCGGGGGGGCCAACCCTCTTACGAGAACCGTTACCACTTCACTCTGGACCGGATCACCGCATCCCCCTTTTTCGAGGAGATCACCGCACGGGCGGCGCCCGACTCTCTTCTGGAGGGGATCACGGTACGGCTGAATCGGGACTCCGCCGGGGGACGTCTTCTCCCCATCGACTGGGAGAGGGAGGTGACGATACGCTATCTGCCCGCCCGCCGCATGAACCGGACGGTCGCGGCGCGCCTCCCCTCCGCCTGCGGAATCGCCTTCTTGAGGCTCGCCAACGTTCCGAAGGGCTATCTCGTTGCGCACGAAGGGATTCTGTTGGACGGCGACCGTCTGTTCCACGCATCCTCCCGCGCCGGCCGGGTGGTGGAAAGCCCACTCTTCGATTACCTCGAGAACACCGGCTTCGACGGCCTTCTCTTTTATCGCTTCCTCTGATTCGGCCGGAGAAGCCCTCCCGCGCCCTTTTCGGGGGCTTCGAAAAAGTGGCGTACCGCCCCGTCTCTTTTTAGATTCCAGAACGAGAGCGAGATGGTGACGGCCGGGGGACCGGCCGGTCGGGAACGGGGCCCGGAGAAACGGACCTGGTGCATGCAACAAAGGTTCCGGGTCTCACTCTCGAAAGCGGGATCGTGGCGCTCTGTTCCGGATCACCTTCGTCGCATCAAGTTTGCAATGGGGGGATTGATCGGCGAGGGCTCGGACATCGTCGCGGTCCTGCGAATAAAAAACCGGCCCAAGGAGTCAGAACCGGTGTGATACGGGGGGACTGGGAAAGACTCCGGAAGGCCGGTTTGTATTTTTTCCTAAAAAAAAGACGGTGCGCCGGATCCGAACCGCCGCCCGTCTTTTCTCGTTTCCGGTGGTGCCGAAGGGGGGACTCGAACCCCCACAGGCATACGCCCACATGACCCTGAATCATGCGCGTCTACCAATTCCGCCACTTCGGCACGCCGGGATAGTCTAGGGCCGGATCCCCTCTCGGGTCAAGGGGAAAGCCGCTTTTCCCTTGTTCCGCTCCCTCCTCATCTGATACGTTCAAAAACCGCGGCTCGGCGGAGTCGCGCGTTTTTCGTCAACCCTCTTTCGGCGGCATCCCCGCAGGCGCCTTTCGATGGAACGGGAGATCATCTGCACCAACCGGCGGGCGCGCCACGACTACCGGATCCTGGACACGGTGGAAGCGGGCCTGGTTCTGACCGGCTCGGAGGTCAAATCGCTGCGCCGGAAACACGCGAGCCTGCAGGAGAGCTACGCCCGGGTCGAGGACGACGAAGTCTTCCTGGTCGGCGCCAACATCCGCACCTACGAGCAGGCGGGACGCTTCAACCACGAACCGATCCGGAAGCGGAAACTACTGCTGAAGCGCTCGGAGATCCGCAAACTCCGGAGACAGGTGGAGGCCAAGGGAATCACCCTGGTGCCTCTCAGCCTTTATTTTCTCGGGAGCTGGGTCAAAGTGGAGATCGGGCTCGCCCTGGGAAAGCGGAGCTACGACAAGCGAGCCGCCATCGCCGAGCGAGACGCCGCCCGCGAGATGGACCGCGCGCG contains:
- a CDS encoding glycosyltransferase family 39 protein: MRSAWILLVLFLLALTVRLAYLSDRRDYEFNDRLELDPRAYDERAAAILRGEDPTGGRPDYQAPLYPYFLAAVYRVAGRDYDAARAVQALLGALTVVWTAVIGGRLFRPSTGRIAGLVAALYAPFPFYEAQIMKSGPALFLVLLGCFLLLRFRSPVSALLAGVALGGGALLRENTLLFLAAAAAGEAWGRSAGRGSLRRGALVLLGGAIAVAPVTLRNHARSGDWILITSQGGQNFYIGNNPAARGTYTDLPFVRPDPRWEEEDFRAEAFRRIGRELPPAALSRYWYGEAFRWMAREPARAAALWGRKALLFWNRLELPDNENFYYMRERFAALRVLPFTFGVIAPFALLGMAIAVRRFRRLFLLYAGVGVVFAALVAFFLFSRYRLGAVPFLILFAAHGGERFVGAWRERRFGAAALLTAGLLTAAALVHLVRPIDFDPRRDGYLPLHVNRAMLFAEQGQGERAAEEYAAALEIAPDRAEIRKRMGAVLARLGRREEAIREMQRAAAGLPADGGLRNDLALLLLAGGEQEKALVLFREAVRVEPGLEAPHRNLARLLEERGEAEEAAREMRIADSLRTARGGR
- a CDS encoding DUF1460 domain-containing protein, encoding MIAAALLGLCLGWTSGYPLLYEAPPERIDALLRDPHWTVLGVEEKLAALARLRIHTPYRIGCLGEGRDPDRDPLFRLDETDCTVLVVTSAALLHAGSLEEAEGAIRRIHYRGGQPSYENRYHFTLDRITASPFFEEITARAAPDSLLEGITVRLNRDSAGGRLLPIDWEREVTIRYLPARRMNRTVAARLPSACGIAFLRLANVPKGYLVAHEGILLDGDRLFHASSRAGRVVESPLFDYLENTGFDGLLFYRFL
- the smpB gene encoding SsrA-binding protein SmpB — protein: MEREIICTNRRARHDYRILDTVEAGLVLTGSEVKSLRRKHASLQESYARVEDDEVFLVGANIRTYEQAGRFNHEPIRKRKLLLKRSEIRKLRRQVEAKGITLVPLSLYFLGSWVKVEIGLALGKRSYDKRAAIAERDAAREMDRARKRDLHA